A genomic stretch from Methylorubrum extorquens includes:
- a CDS encoding protein of unknown function (Evidence 5 : Unknown function): protein MPQVRRGRVPSGVITLLGQELGYIVHDIVQGLRNAEAAELFPTASISAGAELGAMRIEVGSCTKSRLSAAPRRMSAAGGFR from the coding sequence ATGCCCCAGGTCCGCCGAGGCCGTGTCCCGTCAGGTGTCATCACCCTACTCGGTCAGGAACTCGGCTACATAGTGCATGACATTGTCCAAGGATTGCGCAACGCGGAGGCAGCCGAGCTATTTCCTACGGCTTCGATCTCTGCGGGAGCTGAACTTGGCGCCATGCGCATCGAAGTAGGCTCCTGCACCAAGAGCAGACTTTCCGCTGCTCCTAGGCGAATGTCAGCTGCTGGCGGATTTCGTTGA
- a CDS encoding conserved protein of unknown function (Evidence 4 : Unknown function but conserved in other organisms) gives MAEAAGGCGIGFHRGPYGGCRRNVYGGYYGGPAYYGGRAVYGYRRGGVYGYRGGRVYGARGAYGRRVSVYRGGGFHGGRGFHGGGRFRR, from the coding sequence GTGGCTGAGGCGGCCGGCGGCTGCGGCATCGGCTTCCACCGTGGTCCGTACGGCGGGTGCCGGCGGAACGTCTACGGCGGATACTATGGCGGCCCAGCCTACTATGGCGGGCGGGCGGTCTACGGCTACCGCCGCGGCGGGGTCTATGGGTATCGTGGCGGCCGGGTCTACGGTGCGCGAGGCGCCTACGGTCGACGCGTCAGCGTCTACAGAGGCGGCGGCTTTCATGGCGGCCGAGGCTTCCACGGTGGTGGTCGCTTCCGCCGGTAA
- the aqpZ gene encoding aquaporin (Evidence 2a : Function from experimental evidences in other organisms; Product type t : transporter) produces the protein MDIRKCAAEAIGTFWLTFAGCGSAVIAAGFPEVGIGLLGVSAAFGLTVVTMAYAIGHISGCHLNPAVTFGLAAGGRFPTRDIPPYVISQVIGGVVAAALLYAIASGSPGFDVAKGFAANGYGEHSPGQYGLFSCLLAEVVLTMMFLFVIMGATHGKAPVGFAPLAIGLCLTLVHLVGIPVTNLSVNPARSTGPALFAGGGAIAQLWLFWVAPILGGVLGGMLYHWISAEPSAQVTGVVPPAPAE, from the coding sequence ATGGACATCCGCAAGTGCGCGGCAGAGGCCATCGGCACGTTCTGGCTCACCTTCGCGGGCTGCGGCAGCGCCGTTATCGCCGCCGGCTTCCCTGAGGTCGGCATCGGGCTGCTCGGGGTCTCCGCCGCCTTCGGCCTGACCGTGGTCACCATGGCCTACGCCATCGGCCACATCTCAGGCTGTCATCTCAACCCGGCGGTCACCTTCGGCCTCGCCGCAGGGGGACGCTTCCCGACACGCGACATCCCCCCTTACGTGATCTCGCAGGTCATCGGCGGCGTGGTCGCCGCGGCGCTGCTCTATGCCATCGCCAGCGGATCACCCGGGTTCGATGTCGCCAAAGGCTTCGCTGCCAACGGCTACGGCGAGCACTCGCCGGGGCAGTATGGACTGTTCTCGTGCCTCCTAGCCGAGGTGGTGCTCACGATGATGTTCCTGTTCGTCATCATGGGAGCGACCCACGGTAAGGCGCCAGTCGGCTTCGCGCCGTTGGCCATCGGGCTCTGCCTCACGCTCGTCCACCTCGTCGGCATTCCGGTCACGAACCTCTCGGTCAACCCAGCACGGAGCACCGGGCCGGCCCTGTTTGCGGGCGGCGGGGCCATTGCGCAGCTCTGGCTGTTCTGGGTCGCGCCGATCCTCGGCGGGGTGCTCGGCGGGATGCTCTACCACTGGATCAGCGCGGAACCCTCGGCGCAAGTCACCGGCGTCGTGCCACCCGCACCTGCGGAGTGA
- a CDS encoding conserved protein of unknown function (Evidence 4 : Unknown function but conserved in other organisms), translated as MPDAPTLERPILAPDADSGMVYVPAGTFRMGSNRHYPEEAPVHRVRVDGFWIDRTPVTNAEFRAFVRATGHVTVAEQRPDAKDYPDALPHMLQAGSLVFKPPKGEADLRDWGSWWRFRFGVHWRKPYGPGSSIAGLDEHPVVHVACADAEAYAAWAGKGMPTEAEWEYAARGGLDEAEFAWGDTLAPGGRHMANTWQGAFPHQNLAEDGFERTSPVTAFPPNGYGLFDMIGNVWEWTGDFFADRHPADASKACCIPRNPRGGREDGSYDANQPAIRIPRRVLKGGSHLCAPNYCRRYRPAARHPQAVDTSASHIGFRCVRRTDSIDER; from the coding sequence ATGCCGGACGCGCCTACCCTCGAACGACCGATCCTCGCGCCAGATGCGGATTCCGGCATGGTCTACGTGCCAGCTGGCACCTTCCGGATGGGATCGAACCGGCACTATCCCGAAGAGGCGCCCGTCCATCGCGTGCGCGTCGACGGGTTCTGGATCGACCGCACCCCGGTCACGAACGCGGAGTTCCGAGCCTTCGTCCGGGCCACGGGTCACGTGACGGTGGCGGAGCAGCGGCCGGACGCGAAGGACTACCCGGACGCGCTGCCGCACATGCTGCAGGCCGGCTCGCTCGTCTTCAAGCCACCGAAAGGCGAGGCCGACCTGAGGGACTGGGGCTCGTGGTGGAGGTTCAGGTTCGGGGTGCACTGGCGCAAGCCGTACGGGCCGGGTTCCTCGATAGCAGGCCTCGACGAACATCCGGTCGTTCACGTCGCTTGCGCCGATGCCGAGGCGTACGCAGCCTGGGCGGGCAAGGGAATGCCCACCGAAGCCGAATGGGAATACGCCGCCCGTGGAGGCCTGGATGAGGCTGAGTTCGCCTGGGGCGACACCCTCGCACCCGGCGGCCGGCACATGGCCAACACCTGGCAGGGTGCCTTCCCCCACCAGAACCTGGCCGAGGACGGCTTCGAGCGTACATCGCCGGTCACCGCCTTTCCGCCGAACGGCTACGGGCTCTTCGACATGATCGGTAACGTCTGGGAGTGGACGGGCGACTTCTTCGCGGACCGACATCCTGCCGATGCATCGAAAGCCTGTTGCATCCCGCGGAACCCGCGGGGCGGCCGCGAGGACGGGAGCTACGACGCAAACCAGCCCGCGATCAGGATACCACGTCGGGTGCTCAAGGGTGGCTCACACCTCTGCGCACCGAACTATTGCCGCCGCTACCGGCCGGCGGCTCGCCATCCGCAGGCGGTCGACACATCCGCCAGCCATATCGGCTTCCGCTGCGTTCGTAGGACGGACAGCATCGATGAAAGGTGA
- a CDS encoding Sulfatase — protein sequence MLTKKALSTASLLILSGFLGAAASPGSVLSADAWNPEASSPPAAGMQIPLPTPSFKGTIGTTYKDSKSSFPQPVTPPKGAPNVLVVLIDDLGFGGTAAFGGLVPTPNIDKIAAQGLIYNQMHNAALCSPTRAALLSGRNHHQVGMAGITEGATGFPGYNSVWGPDNASFAQVLRGWGYSTAAIGKWHDTPDWETSAAGPFDRWPTGKGFDYFFGFQGGETNQYYPQLYLNTRPVEPSRTPEQDNTLNEDLADHAVAWLREQQSVAPDKPWLMYVAPGAMHAPHHAPKPYIDRFRGKFDMGWDAYRERTFENQKRLGVIPAGTKLTPRPAEIPSWDSRSSDEKRLYTRQMEAFAGFLAQTDEQLGRILDAVARSPNADNTLVILALGDNGASAEGGLTGTLNNMATQNGFPDDVATMVKSIDEIGSPLHENHFSVGWAWAVDTPFQWTKQVASHFGGSRSGFVMCWPARFKARGEVRSQWHHMVDVAPTIYEAVGIPMPDVVDGSRQVPLAGVSMVYSFDDAKAPSRHTTQYFEIFGNRAIYHDGWIASARHGLPWVLLGKKGDFENDTWELYDLGRDFSQADDRAAKEPEKLKEMQARFDEEARKYEVYPLDDRFAERAVVADRPSHTRGRSHFTFFAGTRRVPEGSAPNVKARSHTLTAKIDVPAVGAEGVIIAQGGSAGYSLFVKDGRLNYENNFFGKERDLITASDVLPTGKVTAVFEYTHEDQTFGGGGTGRLLVDGAEVGKARFARVPPMRYGATETFDIGEDAGEAVSATYKGPFPFTGTVDEVMIDLK from the coding sequence ATGTTGACGAAGAAAGCGCTCAGTACCGCCTCTCTTCTCATCTTAAGCGGCTTTCTCGGTGCTGCCGCATCACCTGGGTCGGTCTTATCGGCCGATGCCTGGAACCCCGAGGCATCCTCGCCGCCCGCGGCAGGGATGCAGATCCCGCTGCCGACACCGTCCTTCAAAGGCACGATCGGCACCACGTACAAGGACTCCAAGTCGAGCTTTCCTCAGCCCGTGACGCCTCCCAAGGGAGCGCCTAACGTTCTGGTTGTCCTGATCGACGATTTGGGCTTTGGCGGGACAGCCGCCTTCGGAGGCCTTGTTCCCACCCCCAACATCGACAAAATCGCCGCGCAGGGTCTGATCTACAACCAGATGCACAACGCCGCGCTGTGCTCGCCGACGCGGGCGGCGCTCCTCAGCGGCCGCAATCACCACCAGGTCGGCATGGCCGGCATCACGGAAGGCGCAACTGGCTTCCCGGGCTACAACAGCGTTTGGGGGCCTGATAACGCATCGTTCGCACAAGTCCTGCGCGGCTGGGGCTACTCGACGGCAGCCATCGGCAAATGGCACGACACCCCCGACTGGGAGACGAGCGCGGCAGGCCCGTTCGACCGCTGGCCGACGGGCAAAGGTTTTGACTACTTCTTCGGCTTTCAGGGCGGTGAGACCAATCAATACTACCCGCAACTGTACCTGAACACGCGTCCCGTCGAGCCGTCGAGAACGCCTGAGCAAGACAATACGCTGAACGAGGATCTTGCGGATCACGCCGTCGCGTGGCTCCGGGAACAGCAATCGGTCGCACCGGACAAGCCTTGGCTCATGTACGTTGCTCCCGGTGCCATGCACGCGCCCCACCACGCCCCGAAACCCTACATCGACCGCTTTCGAGGCAAGTTCGACATGGGCTGGGACGCCTATCGCGAGCGGACCTTCGAGAACCAGAAAAGGCTGGGCGTGATCCCGGCCGGCACGAAGCTGACGCCGCGGCCTGCGGAGATCCCCTCCTGGGACTCGCGCAGCTCCGACGAGAAGCGGCTCTACACCCGGCAAATGGAGGCCTTCGCCGGGTTTCTCGCACAAACGGACGAGCAGCTTGGCCGCATCCTGGATGCAGTAGCCAGGAGCCCGAACGCGGACAACACCCTCGTAATCCTCGCGCTCGGCGACAACGGGGCGAGCGCCGAGGGCGGCCTGACGGGCACGCTCAACAACATGGCGACGCAGAACGGCTTCCCGGACGACGTCGCCACCATGGTGAAGTCTATCGACGAGATCGGCAGCCCGCTGCACGAGAACCACTTCTCCGTCGGCTGGGCCTGGGCGGTCGACACGCCCTTCCAATGGACGAAGCAGGTGGCCAGCCATTTCGGCGGGTCTAGAAGCGGCTTCGTGATGTGTTGGCCGGCGCGCTTCAAGGCTCGCGGAGAGGTCCGCAGCCAGTGGCACCACATGGTCGACGTGGCACCGACGATCTATGAGGCCGTCGGCATCCCGATGCCCGACGTCGTCGACGGCAGCCGGCAAGTGCCGCTCGCAGGCGTGAGCATGGTGTACAGCTTCGACGACGCCAAGGCTCCGAGCCGGCACACGACCCAATATTTCGAGATCTTCGGCAACCGCGCGATCTACCACGACGGCTGGATCGCCTCGGCACGGCACGGGCTGCCATGGGTGCTTCTCGGTAAAAAGGGCGATTTCGAGAACGATACCTGGGAGCTCTACGATCTTGGGCGCGACTTCAGCCAAGCCGATGACCGAGCGGCGAAGGAGCCCGAGAAACTGAAGGAGATGCAGGCGCGCTTCGACGAGGAGGCCAGGAAGTACGAGGTCTATCCGTTGGACGATCGTTTCGCAGAACGCGCCGTCGTGGCCGATCGTCCAAGCCATACCCGGGGCCGTTCGCACTTCACCTTTTTCGCGGGCACCCGCCGGGTTCCGGAGGGTAGCGCTCCGAACGTCAAGGCGCGCTCGCACACCTTGACAGCCAAGATCGATGTCCCGGCCGTCGGAGCGGAGGGGGTGATCATCGCGCAAGGCGGGAGTGCAGGGTATTCGCTCTTCGTCAAGGATGGCCGCCTGAATTACGAAAACAACTTCTTTGGCAAAGAGCGGGATCTGATCACTGCAAGCGACGTACTTCCTACCGGGAAAGTGACCGCGGTGTTCGAGTATACCCATGAGGACCAGACCTTCGGGGGAGGCGGCACAGGCCGGCTGCTTGTCGACGGAGCGGAGGTCGGGAAGGCTCGCTTCGCCCGCGTGCCTCCCATGCGCTACGGCGCCACCGAGACCTTCGACATCGGAGAGGACGCCGGCGAAGCGGTCTCCGCGACCTACAAGGGACCGTTCCCGTTCACCGGCACGGTCGACGAGGTGATGATCGACTTGAAGTAA
- a CDS encoding conserved exported protein of unknown function (Evidence 4 : Unknown function but conserved in other organisms) codes for MISRLLILGLIGTLFSGAVRAQQASVGEARATAKEAYVYAYAMLENYQTFHKQVVDDKASEYVGGFGRFRHYAQAFTPENRDVVTPNNDTPYSWAWLDLRAEPWVVSVPAVPDERYYVMQWFDLFTHNFAYMGSRTTGNGAGNYLFAGPRWNGSVPEGIRQVFRAETEIVGTLTRTALVGPEDVPNVRAVQRGYRLQPLSEFEAFRPPAPAPSANFPAYDRSKARSEDFIGYLNVLLHFAQPPDPSEVDLMRRFARIGIGPGLPWDKSKLDPALLEAIKAGASDGQAAIDAQAAKTFDSGPLFGTRAFLENDYIRRAMGADKGLYGNSREEAWYGGFVGNGAKLSMMRFAADQLPPARFFWSLTLYTLPDRGLYANTEKRYSLGDRSKGLVYGPDGSLTVYLGHQSPGPSHEANWIPAPQGPYSLVARVYGPKPELLSGQWKLPPLEPVASSERP; via the coding sequence ATGATCTCCCGCCTCCTCATCCTTGGCCTCATCGGCACCCTGTTCTCGGGTGCGGTCAGGGCTCAGCAAGCAAGCGTCGGCGAAGCCCGAGCCACCGCCAAGGAGGCGTACGTCTATGCCTATGCGATGCTGGAGAACTATCAGACGTTCCACAAGCAGGTCGTGGACGACAAAGCCTCTGAGTACGTCGGCGGCTTTGGCCGCTTCCGGCACTACGCCCAGGCCTTCACACCCGAAAACCGCGACGTCGTCACCCCGAACAACGACACCCCGTATTCCTGGGCTTGGCTCGATCTGCGCGCCGAGCCCTGGGTGGTGAGCGTCCCGGCCGTGCCGGACGAGCGCTACTACGTGATGCAGTGGTTCGACCTCTTCACCCACAACTTCGCCTACATGGGCTCCAGGACCACCGGCAACGGGGCCGGCAACTACCTGTTCGCCGGGCCACGCTGGAACGGGAGCGTGCCCGAGGGCATCCGTCAGGTGTTCCGCGCCGAAACGGAGATCGTCGGAACCCTCACCAGGACGGCGTTGGTGGGACCGGAGGATGTGCCGAACGTGCGGGCGGTCCAGCGCGGCTACCGTCTCCAACCCTTGAGCGAGTTCGAAGCATTTCGCCCCCCGGCACCGGCCCCGTCCGCCAACTTCCCTGCCTACGACCGCTCCAAGGCCCGCTCCGAGGACTTCATCGGCTACCTGAACGTCCTGCTGCACTTCGCGCAGCCGCCGGACCCGAGCGAGGTCGATCTGATGCGGCGGTTCGCACGGATCGGCATCGGTCCCGGGCTGCCATGGGACAAGTCGAAGCTGGACCCGGCGCTCCTCGAAGCCATCAAGGCCGGGGCGTCCGACGGTCAGGCCGCCATCGACGCGCAGGCGGCCAAGACGTTCGATTCCGGTCCCTTGTTCGGCACCCGGGCATTCCTGGAGAACGACTACATCCGGCGCGCCATGGGTGCCGACAAGGGCCTGTACGGCAACTCTCGCGAGGAGGCTTGGTACGGCGGCTTCGTCGGCAACGGCGCCAAGCTGTCGATGATGCGCTTCGCGGCGGACCAGCTGCCGCCCGCGCGGTTTTTCTGGTCGCTCACGCTCTACACCCTGCCGGACCGCGGCCTCTACGCGAACACGGAGAAGCGCTACTCCCTAGGCGACCGCAGCAAGGGCCTGGTCTACGGCCCGGACGGCTCCCTCACGGTCTACCTGGGACACCAGTCGCCCGGGCCGTCGCATGAGGCGAACTGGATTCCGGCGCCGCAAGGCCCCTATTCGCTCGTCGCCCGTGTCTACGGGCCGAAGCCGGAGCTCCTGTCAGGGCAGTGGAAGCTCCCGCCGCTGGAGCCCGTCGCGTCCTCCGAACGCCCTTAG
- a CDS encoding conserved exported protein of unknown function (Evidence 4 : Unknown function but conserved in other organisms) produces the protein MRGGLLALTLTALVATPAEAGTSSIDGGRIRVVYEAPKKAAYREIHDTMRQRRVLERVGAIVGLVRLPTRLTYRLKECAGELNAWYAPENRSITICYELIDSIVRAAPEKRSPAGVTRHEAIRGPVFQILLHESGHALFDLLGIPILGREEDAADQVASLILLHLSPADARMVVAGSAYFFATTAKGEPVDKGAFSDEHGLSWQRFYNLACLAYGSDKRRYRAVLTKQYLPKERAESCEEEYGQVAFAFAKLIGPHLRARLKDGERLRRAFRSALI, from the coding sequence ATGCGAGGGGGGCTCCTCGCCCTTACGCTGACCGCACTCGTTGCCACGCCGGCTGAGGCGGGGACCAGCTCAATAGACGGAGGGCGGATCCGGGTCGTCTACGAGGCTCCGAAGAAGGCGGCCTACCGCGAGATCCACGACACCATGCGGCAGCGCCGTGTCCTGGAGCGGGTCGGTGCCATCGTCGGCCTCGTTCGGCTGCCGACACGGCTGACCTACCGGCTGAAGGAATGTGCCGGCGAGCTCAACGCCTGGTACGCTCCGGAAAACCGCAGCATCACCATCTGCTACGAGCTTATCGACAGCATCGTTCGCGCCGCCCCTGAGAAGAGATCTCCGGCCGGCGTAACCCGCCATGAGGCGATCCGGGGACCGGTTTTCCAGATCCTCCTGCACGAGAGCGGCCATGCTCTGTTCGACCTGCTGGGCATCCCGATCCTCGGGCGCGAGGAGGACGCCGCCGACCAGGTCGCCTCGCTGATCCTCCTTCACCTGTCGCCAGCCGACGCGCGCATGGTCGTGGCGGGAAGCGCCTACTTCTTCGCGACGACGGCCAAGGGCGAGCCGGTCGACAAGGGCGCCTTCTCCGACGAGCATGGCCTGTCCTGGCAGCGCTTCTACAATCTTGCCTGCCTCGCCTACGGCTCGGACAAGCGGCGCTACCGCGCCGTGCTGACCAAGCAATACCTGCCGAAGGAGCGGGCCGAGAGCTGCGAGGAGGAGTACGGGCAGGTCGCCTTCGCCTTCGCGAAACTCATCGGTCCGCATCTGCGTGCGCGACTCAAGGACGGCGAGCGCCTTCGGCGCGCCTTCCGCTCCGCCCTCATATGA
- a CDS encoding Secretion protein HlyD family protein codes for MIIVLLNSYIALLVLFVWLGFVRLNLFWKLSPVLVLLALLVGLFIPMGWGAPWGPAAVIRNSVQIIPSVAGEVVDVPAAANKPVKEGDVLFRIDPVPYKSQFDAIDAQLKLAQTRLAEMTQLQNRGTGRGFDVEQRQSEVDHLKAQLEGAKWNLDKTTVRAPAAGYVTNLALRKGARVTAQSPVMAFIDTSETILGAEIPQIDARYIEPGQPVEVTFKAFPGEVHAGRVEAVLQAIATGQAQPGGLAVAPSEIHSAPFVVRFKLDDPEVARRLPAGSSGTAAVYTEHVQAAHVIRKVVLRQTAILNYVNPF; via the coding sequence ATGATCATCGTCCTGCTGAACAGCTACATCGCGCTCCTGGTCCTGTTCGTCTGGCTCGGCTTCGTCCGCCTGAACCTGTTCTGGAAGCTCTCGCCGGTCCTCGTGCTTCTTGCCCTGCTCGTCGGGCTGTTCATTCCGATGGGATGGGGGGCGCCGTGGGGCCCGGCGGCAGTCATCCGCAACTCGGTCCAGATCATCCCTTCCGTGGCCGGCGAGGTCGTCGACGTACCGGCTGCCGCGAACAAACCCGTCAAGGAAGGAGACGTCCTGTTCCGCATCGACCCCGTTCCCTACAAGTCGCAGTTCGATGCCATCGATGCCCAGCTCAAGCTGGCGCAGACACGCCTCGCCGAGATGACCCAGTTGCAGAACCGGGGGACCGGCCGCGGCTTCGACGTCGAGCAGCGCCAGTCCGAGGTCGACCACCTGAAAGCGCAGCTTGAGGGTGCCAAGTGGAACCTCGACAAGACGACCGTTCGGGCGCCGGCCGCCGGCTACGTGACCAACCTGGCGCTCCGGAAAGGCGCACGGGTCACCGCGCAGTCACCAGTGATGGCCTTCATCGACACCTCCGAGACGATCCTGGGTGCGGAGATCCCGCAGATTGACGCGCGCTACATCGAACCCGGGCAACCTGTCGAGGTCACATTCAAGGCCTTCCCGGGCGAGGTCCATGCCGGCCGGGTCGAGGCGGTGCTGCAGGCCATCGCGACGGGACAGGCTCAGCCCGGCGGGCTCGCGGTCGCGCCATCAGAGATCCACTCTGCTCCCTTCGTCGTCCGGTTCAAGCTCGATGACCCAGAGGTAGCCCGCCGCCTTCCGGCGGGCAGCAGCGGCACGGCCGCCGTCTACACCGAGCACGTTCAGGCTGCGCACGTGATCCGGAAGGTCGTACTGCGGCAAACCGCGATCCTGAACTACGTCAACCCGTTCTGA
- a CDS encoding conserved exported protein of unknown function (Evidence 4 : Unknown function but conserved in other organisms): protein MKRIVLAALATASLAFAAHARDAPTQDPAPGQGAGPSDAKGSPVPVTPDNFVRAESDLYFGNIVKDGGLGQFVHRREPAAIDNQTIIRLNRDTLYSAAVFDLDAGPATVTLPDAGGRFLSMQVIDEDQYTPPAIYEPGPHTLTKDKVGTRYVLVGVRTLVDPGEPADLAKVHGLQDAIKVEQPGGPGKFEVPAWDPVSQKKIREALLALATTVVDTSRAFGMKDQVDPVQRLIGAASAWGANPPKDATYLNVVPAQNDGKTVYRLIVKDVPVHGFWSVSLYNENGFYERNELGAYTLNSITSKKGADGSVDIQFGGCDGKITNCLPTPPKWNYMVRLYRPGQQILDGSWKFPEARPAS from the coding sequence ATGAAGAGGATCGTTCTTGCAGCGCTTGCCACGGCCTCTCTCGCCTTCGCCGCCCACGCGAGGGACGCACCCACGCAGGATCCGGCCCCAGGTCAGGGTGCCGGACCATCCGATGCCAAAGGTAGCCCCGTGCCCGTCACGCCCGACAACTTCGTCCGGGCGGAGAGCGACCTCTACTTCGGCAACATCGTCAAGGATGGCGGTCTCGGCCAGTTCGTCCACCGACGCGAGCCGGCGGCCATCGACAACCAGACGATCATCCGGCTCAACCGGGACACCCTGTACTCCGCGGCGGTCTTCGACCTCGACGCAGGTCCGGCGACCGTCACGCTGCCCGATGCGGGCGGCCGCTTCCTGTCGATGCAGGTGATCGACGAGGATCAGTACACCCCGCCTGCCATCTACGAGCCGGGCCCGCACACGCTCACGAAGGACAAGGTCGGAACACGCTACGTCTTGGTCGGGGTGCGAACCCTGGTCGATCCCGGGGAGCCTGCCGACCTCGCCAAAGTCCATGGCCTGCAGGATGCGATCAAGGTCGAGCAGCCCGGCGGCCCGGGCAAGTTCGAGGTGCCCGCCTGGGATCCGGTGAGCCAGAAGAAGATACGCGAGGCGCTGCTCGCGCTCGCCACGACGGTCGTGGATACTAGCAGGGCCTTCGGCATGAAGGATCAGGTCGACCCGGTCCAGCGCCTCATCGGCGCAGCCTCGGCCTGGGGTGCCAATCCACCGAAGGATGCCACCTACCTCAACGTCGTACCGGCGCAGAATGACGGAAAGACCGTGTACCGGCTGATCGTCAAGGACGTGCCGGTACACGGCTTCTGGTCGGTCAGCCTCTACAACGAGAACGGCTTCTACGAGAGGAACGAACTCGGCGCCTACACCCTCAACTCCATCACCTCGAAAAAGGGCGCGGACGGCTCGGTCGACATCCAGTTCGGCGGCTGTGACGGCAAGATCACAAACTGCCTACCGACCCCGCCGAAATGGAACTACATGGTCCGCCTGTACCGACCCGGGCAGCAGATCCTGGACGGAAGCTGGAAGTTCCCCGAGGCACGGCCGGCGAGTTGA
- a CDS encoding conserved exported protein of unknown function (Evidence 4 : Unknown function but conserved in other organisms): MGSCARRLVGGLILGALIASSGAKAAEGGLSFYIEGQSVPLGGIVPPPGLYFDSTTYFYNGKLGGNRSTQLGGNVVANANVNLVANFATALRVTPVQVLGGELAFAFVMPFGEPVVRAGVLLNGPSSIRRWAGR; encoded by the coding sequence ATGGGGTCGTGTGCACGTCGCCTCGTCGGCGGTTTGATCCTCGGAGCGTTGATCGCCTCATCGGGCGCCAAGGCTGCCGAGGGCGGCCTCAGCTTCTACATCGAGGGGCAGTCCGTCCCCCTTGGCGGCATCGTGCCGCCGCCGGGCCTCTACTTCGACAGCACGACCTACTTCTACAACGGCAAGCTCGGCGGCAACCGGAGCACCCAGCTCGGCGGCAACGTCGTCGCCAACGCCAACGTCAACCTCGTGGCCAACTTCGCGACGGCCCTCCGGGTCACGCCGGTGCAGGTTCTCGGGGGTGAACTGGCCTTCGCCTTCGTGATGCCCTTCGGCGAGCCGGTTGTGCGTGCCGGCGTCCTGCTCAACGGCCCCTCGTCAATCAGGCGCTGGGCCGGCCGGTAG
- a CDS encoding conserved protein of unknown function (Evidence 4 : Unknown function but conserved in other organisms): MSDASLNPGDPILSGSLGWHSGNWHWKVTGLLSIPAGGYEPGQLSNIALNRYIGDISAAATYLDPVIGIELSAAGGFTLNGRNPATRYVTGHEFHVDVSASKYLTKELSVGVIASHYQQITDDSGPGARLGPFKGRVTAVGGTVGLTAPFGGIPISARVKVLREVEVENRFQGTIGFLEVSFPLWVASPKAAPEAKPLLAKF; the protein is encoded by the coding sequence GTGAGCGATGCCAGTCTAAACCCGGGCGATCCCATCCTATCGGGGAGCCTCGGCTGGCATTCCGGCAACTGGCACTGGAAGGTGACCGGTCTGCTCAGCATCCCAGCCGGCGGCTACGAGCCCGGGCAGCTCTCGAACATCGCCCTCAACCGATACATCGGCGACATCTCGGCCGCGGCGACCTACCTCGACCCGGTCATCGGTATCGAACTCTCGGCTGCTGGGGGTTTCACGCTCAACGGCAGGAACCCCGCGACACGGTACGTGACGGGCCACGAGTTCCACGTCGACGTCTCGGCCTCGAAATACCTGACCAAGGAGCTGTCGGTCGGCGTCATCGCCTCGCACTACCAGCAGATCACGGACGACAGCGGACCCGGTGCCCGGCTCGGTCCGTTCAAGGGCCGGGTCACGGCGGTTGGAGGGACGGTCGGTTTGACGGCCCCCTTCGGCGGAATCCCGATTTCCGCCCGCGTTAAAGTGCTGCGCGAGGTCGAGGTGGAGAACCGCTTCCAGGGCACCATCGGCTTCCTGGAAGTCTCGTTCCCGCTCTGGGTGGCGTCACCGAAGGCAGCGCCTGAGGCCAAGCCCTTGCTCGCCAAGTTCTGA